In Maniola jurtina chromosome 19, ilManJurt1.1, whole genome shotgun sequence, the genomic stretch GACTTACTCTAATTTTGCAATTATTTGATAGTTGCATTATTTGATATGAGTGCAGAAAAATAGAATATTCACAAAAATAACCCAACTACTACAAAATACACcatattttgtttcttttctACCTACTACGCTGGATCATCGGTTTACATTTTTTCTGAAATTGCGTACACACGCGAATGAATGCGATATACGATCATGGTACGACAGCTATAATATTATCGCGAGCGTTTTTATGCTGAAGATTAACTAAAGTAGTGGGTCGGCGCACTGTTGATGTACGAGTGACGTAGTTGTAGGGTAAAGGTGTCAATGCACGACACAGGTAGTAAGGCGAGGCGTGCTAAGTTGCGTTACGGGCTTTAGGTGGTGAGGCGTTGGGTGACGACACGCGGCGACGGCGATGGTGACGGCGAGCGGCGCTACTAGCGACATGACGTCATCTCCACGGCCGGCCAGGCGAACCGGCCCATTCCGGTACCGGTACCGGTCCGGCCCGAATTTGATTTGATGCGTCATCTTACTCGCGCGCGTGCCTAGTTTCCACAACTGCCACGTTTGTCTTCTTTACATGTATTAAAATCGATTGCGATATTGTTCAATTTTTAGTAAACGACAATTGGAAGAAATCAAATACAATCCATTAACTGTCATTACTTTTTATGACGTATCCCCCTAGTAGTCTACGATTAGATTTATAATAAGCGACCGCGATTAATTGATAAGTCTTTTCCAATGTAACAATATTATGGTTTATTAGGGtaaatgcatatttttttttacttatattagattaaaattcattttggaaaacgtttgtttttttattattttatttttaaaactccaATCGCTTGATACTCAATTGACATATCCAATCCTGCATCCACGGCCCACCCTTACAACAATTTTATAGTCACTTCTACTCATAAGTTACAATGTTGGTGAATAAAATGTTACATAATTTAGAGTAAAAAAGagtattaatttgttttatatgTTTTACTATAAAGCTGCGGTAAGCGAAATGCGGATTTCAGAAATGTTTGAGCAATTTGTCTATCAAAATGTGTCCTAACGTCAATGCGTCGACTTTCACATTAGAGAGTGCGTGCGAGTCCTTTCAGAGTTTAGTAGCGGCTTGAGGGTGCGTACAACGTAACAGGCGGTGCGTGCCTATGGCGAGGCATTTAATCTGCTTGACTAGCGACCAAAGACAATGCGGCGTATATTAGGCCCCAGCGAACAGAAGAAACCGGATTGCGAAACTAAACAACCGTAAGTACGGACATAGATGGCCTTACCCTATAGGCAAACTGCGGTATACAATTTGTTAAGCTTTCTCATTTTATATTCTTCTTTAATATTGCGCATACTTGAAAAGTGCGTCTTTAAAACCgcgctagtttttttttttttttttttaatgcgatTTAAATATTTCGTGATACTTTTTTCTCTGCGGCGTATCTAAGGTATTTGCGTTGCGGAAAGTAGTTTTCATTGGATAGTGGAAAGTTTGTTGCGATTACtggttaattaaaaaaataacggaaagcttatacaaataaaatactataaGGTTGTGTATAGGTTTACTCATTTGTTATGCGTTAATTTGGAACAGGGTGACTTTGTCCACATGACAACATTCACACAATCTGGATAAAACCTGCGCTATATTTTTCTCCTATTATTAACCAGTCTGCTTCTATATTTTTTGACTTCTCAGGATCTGACTTTTTATATAACATTTGAAATGAGACAATGATAAAACGTAAATggtaaacaaacatttttatttttgatctgatCATGAATGTATAATATAGGTGGATCAGGCGctcctaatacctacttatagctaTCCCACTTTACTTGCTTCGCTCTCACTCGTCAGTtgaagtgggatagcgataagtaggtatttgatttAACTTTCTTGTACGAGTACCTATTAGGAGTGCTCTATCCATATGTATATAGATTCATGCTATGGATACCTGGGTATAGTCTAAAACGGACCTCTGATAGTTATGGACTTTTGTATAGACCTATGAAGTTAGCATACAAGCTGTTGTGATCATCACAttgcgattggctgaatttatggtatccTGGCTGTGACTGCAGTTTAGCCACCAGTGAGAGTATCAACCAATCGTGGGTGATCACATCACAATATTGTAACTCTTTTTCTAAAACGTTTTATGTTTGACAGGATTTTAGCGCCGGGCTGAACATGCGAAATGGGATAACTTAATGAAGAAGTCCTACGATAAATCGGAACCAGCGCTATGACGACGTGAGATCATTGCAATAAGatttctgtaaataaaaaaataaagaaaccgtaaataaatgtatgttttattttaaatcgtttCGTTATTAAATTATCAAGATCAATAGTTACCATAAATACAAGATTTATTTATATAGCAATGATTGGTCAAAACTTGAAATTATTTCTAAAGTAAAGTCTGCTGAACCTGCAAGAATCTTATTTTACTTTTAGAGCAAGATCACACTGCCGCTAaccttccttattttctgagaaataaaatgtatgtgATAGATTGTGCCATATCAGCTACTgaaagttacctacctattacttacTTTTCCTAAAATCTAACGGCTGATTTccagaatattaatttattaggatagaccctttcaagtaaagatttttattttttaagatacacgtggagatgatactgctattggcgcagttagaatgccataagcctagtTCGTCGTAATTAGttaaaattgcgaaaaaccaaattgaatttcgcgggcagaaccGTGTCATGCACCACGGCCAGAAGCGGAAGTTTTTTGGTGCCAGGGCGGCCAACAGTAAATGTTGACCATAGACAGTGGAGTTCCTATTCTCTGTGACCCTAAGCCAACTCCAAACCATGACGACGGAATCACGACACGATCCGGTGATTTGGATTTTGGACGTCTTAATAACGTCCGGTAAATTGGGACGTCTGATTTTCTATCATAGACGAAAATGACGATGCCGGTGCGTCCTTTTTTTTCTGTCTATTTCTCATGGATTTCTATGCCTATGGGCATTTTTTCCTCTCTTTTCCCCTCCGCATTCTAGCGGTATTTTTAGCAGGTGCCATTTTgacaaaaattgaaataataagaCGAAGTTTAGCTTTTTGTAGAGTGTTTTTTGTGTAAATACGTCTGTAAAAGCAAAACAGAATATTTCATACAGAATGGTTGCGGTATGTACACAGCTAAAGCTTTATTTAGATTACGTAAGTGAGTTGTGGATTGTTTATGAAAATAATGCGTCTTTCAGCAAACGAAAGTGTTCGTGGGAAGTTTGCCGCAAGGCTCCAAGCCGGAGGAGTTGAGGAAGCTGTTCGAGCGCTTCGGCGTGGTCACAGAATGCGATATCATGAACAGATGCGGCTTCGTGCATATGCAGACAGAGGAACAGGCCGCTGCCGCTATACGGGATCTGCATAACTCTACGTTTAACGGTGGTGTGATTACTGTGGAACGGGGAAGGATCAAGGAGAGAGGAGGAGGCCCGAGAGGTGGTGGTCGTGGTGGGATGCGTGGCGGTATGAGAGGTTCAGACCGGCGAGGAGGAATGCGCGGCGGACCCCCTAGAGACGCCCCGTACCCTCCTGTTCGTGATCGTGGCATGGGAGGATCAATGCGAGGACCTCCGATGGGAGGCGGTATGTCCATGAGGAACGGAGGCGGGGGTTCATACGACCGTGGCATGGACCGGGCGCCTATGGGCGGAGGTGGTTACGATGACAGGTACAACGGTTACGGTGGAGAAGACCGTCGAGGTTTCTCGTTAATGGACGGCCGCGGCGCCCGCGACCCGTACGCAGCCCCACCTCCGATGTATCCGGACGACAGACGCTCGTATGCGCCTCCAGTAGACGACATGCCAGCTATGTATCCTGACGATCGTCGTGCGCCGATGTACCCGGACGAGAGAGACATGATGGATCGAAGGGCGCCCATGCGCAGTGCCCCTATGTCATCAGGCTATGACAGAGCGCCCCCGCCACGCGCTGCTCCCGTAGGAAACGGTGACATGTACAGCAGGAGGCCAGAACCAGCCATGTAAGTAATGCAAATACATATTTAACTAAACTTACAGCCAATTCAAGCAACTAAGAAAATGATAGATTTTCAAATATTGGTTTCAAAATTAGTTTATATGTCTTAGCGATAACACCAAATGATTAAGTGTGAgataatttactttaaaaattaaaatggagcaaaatataaaattttgacCAAGTATATTATGGCTAGGTAGACTTACAGTGGTAATGTCAACAATAAAATTGCTGTACCACTCAGTTTTGCAGGTTGAATGTTGTAAGTCATAAAATTACAAGGTCTACATTCACTTCCTAGAACAGAGAATAGGTAAAGCAATTTATAGATAACTATATATATTAGTCATTGTTCTATGACTGAGCATGACTCACAGAATTCTAAGGAAAATCATTTGTGATTTGTTTCCTTTCAAAACCTGGTTACAAATTCATACTTTTTTCCCAACTATAAAGTAAAATGTCAAGTCAGTATTTCTTTACTTAAGTAGTCCTATGGTAAAGGGCCAAATAGGCTAGGATTTTGTCTTACAAACAGTGACTTTCAGTCACAAAAACAGCCTAGCCAACTGGTAACTGGTATCCATCGATACCATCCATGGATATCAGTGACATGGATACCTGAAACTGACCATCCATCAGGTTACAAACTGGTGTCAACATGATCATTTGCTCGCAACTTTGCCACACATCCCTCAAAAttacatttcattttttataattagaaGAATACTATATCTTTAAATTTTCTATATGATAATTTCAGGCGAGCCCCCACTGCAGCCGCAGCGGGCTATGAGCGGGACCCTTACGCACAACAGTACCCTCCCATGGGCCGGTAAGTCCCTTTGCCTTTACT encodes the following:
- the LOC123874865 gene encoding RNA-binding protein 4.1-like isoform X3 — translated: MVAQTKVFVGSLPQGSKPEELRKLFERFGVVTECDIMNRCGFVHMQTEEQAAAAIRDLHNSTFNGGVITVERGRIKERGGGPRGGGRGGMRGGMRGSDRRGGMRGGPPRDAPYPPVRDRGMGGSMRGPPMGGGMSMRNGGGGSYDRGMDRAPMGGGGYDDRYNGYGGEDRRGFSLMDGRGARDPYAAPPPMYPDDRRSYAPPVDDMPAMYPDDRRAPMYPDERDMMDRRAPMRSAPMSSGYDRAPPPRAAPVGNGDMYSRRPEPAMRAPTAAAAGYERDPYAQQYPPMGR
- the LOC123874865 gene encoding RNA-binding protein 4.1-like isoform X1 — protein: MVAQTKVFVGSLPQGSKPEELRKLFERFGVVTECDIMNRCGFVHMQTEEQAAAAIRDLHNSTFNGGVITVERGRIKERGGGPRGGGRGGMRGGMRGSDRRGGMRGGPPRDAPYPPVRDRGMGGSMRGPPMGGGMSMRNGGGGSYDRGMDRAPMGGGGYDDRYNGYGGEDRRGFSLMDGRGARDPYAAPPPMYPDDRRSYAPPVDDMPAMYPDDRRAPMYPDERDMMDRRAPMRSAPMSSGYDRAPPPRAAPVGNGDMYSRRPEPAMRAPTAAAAGYERDPYAQQYPPMGRGGGAARRY
- the LOC123874865 gene encoding RNA-binding protein 4.1-like isoform X2; amino-acid sequence: MVAQTKVFVGSLPQGSKPEELRKLFERFGVVTECDIMNRCGFVHMQTEEQAAAAIRDLHNSTFNGGVITVERGRIKERGGGPRGGGRGGMRGGMRGSDRRGGMRGGPPRDAPYPPVRDRGMGGSMRGPPMGGGMSMRNGGGGSYDRGMDRAPMGGGGYDDRYNGYGGEDRRGFSLMDGRGARDPYAAPPPMYPDDRRSYAPPVDDMPAMYPDDRRAPMYPDERDMMDRRAPMRSAPMSSGYDRAPPPRAAPVGNGDMYSRRPEPAMRAPTAAAAGYERDPYAQQYPPMGRYWSPPG